A DNA window from Chthonomonas sp. contains the following coding sequences:
- a CDS encoding PDZ domain-containing protein — MPISVFLAAVALSQPVAAQAADDYAALFTRSTDMINRMFYDASRKDEKVRTFAKYKDIAGKAASREEFGEIMNRMIEEFNDSHFAFLGNDEQGYYTFDGLQKSLSANGINAGAAMPHIGAWFRRDGNRYFVQMIVNGGEAERAGLRKGDELLTVDGGKFKPIRPFEGAIGKEVMIGYRRGTKEAEVKVKVNSEPALRMFLNASRNSRRVIEQGGKRLGYFHLWTQSSEDFITATHSAVASLQDTDAFILDLRDGFGGRPERYADPFFRPGTKLEWTTGGATQTQYYGYSKPLIVLINEGSRSAKEVLSYILKSSGRATLVGRTTAGAVLGTTPLRLNDWAFLEIPMVRLKVDGQTLEDKGVDPDIAVKDEFDATGKDLILEKGIETALSKLK; from the coding sequence ATGCCCATCTCGGTTTTTCTGGCCGCCGTCGCCCTGTCGCAACCCGTGGCCGCCCAGGCCGCGGACGACTACGCCGCGCTTTTCACCCGCTCCACGGACATGATCAACCGCATGTTTTACGATGCCAGCCGCAAAGATGAAAAGGTGCGCACGTTCGCTAAGTACAAGGATATCGCGGGTAAGGCTGCCAGCCGCGAGGAATTTGGCGAGATCATGAACCGCATGATTGAGGAATTCAACGACTCGCACTTTGCCTTTTTGGGCAACGACGAGCAGGGCTACTACACCTTCGACGGCTTGCAAAAATCCTTGAGCGCGAACGGCATCAACGCGGGCGCCGCGATGCCGCACATCGGCGCGTGGTTCCGACGCGATGGCAACCGCTACTTTGTGCAGATGATCGTCAACGGCGGCGAAGCCGAGCGGGCCGGACTGCGCAAGGGCGACGAACTGCTGACGGTGGACGGCGGCAAATTCAAGCCGATTCGCCCGTTCGAAGGCGCGATCGGCAAGGAAGTGATGATTGGCTACCGGCGCGGCACCAAGGAAGCCGAGGTCAAGGTCAAGGTGAATTCCGAACCCGCTCTACGCATGTTTCTGAATGCCAGCCGCAACTCACGCCGCGTGATTGAGCAAGGCGGTAAGCGGCTGGGCTACTTCCACTTGTGGACGCAAAGCTCGGAAGACTTCATCACCGCCACGCACAGCGCGGTGGCCTCGCTGCAAGATACCGACGCGTTTATCCTCGATCTTCGCGATGGCTTCGGCGGTCGTCCGGAGCGGTATGCGGACCCATTTTTCCGACCCGGCACCAAGTTGGAGTGGACCACGGGCGGCGCGACTCAGACGCAATATTACGGCTATAGCAAGCCGCTGATCGTGCTGATCAATGAGGGTTCGCGATCGGCCAAGGAGGTGCTTAGCTACATTCTCAAGTCGAGCGGCCGGGCCACATTGGTCGGTCGAACCACGGCCGGGGCGGTGCTCGGCACCACGCCGCTGCGCCTCAACGATTGGGCCTTCCTCGAGATTCCGATGGTTCGCCTGAAGGTGGATGGTCAGACTCTCGAAGATAAGGGTGTGGACCCGGACATCGCCGTGAAGGACGAGTTCGACGCCACCGGCAAGGACCTGATTCTCGAGAAGGGAATTGAAACCGCGCTCAGCAAGCTGAAATGA
- a CDS encoding DUF1460 domain-containing protein, giving the protein MIAALVVAKAFGTLVLAEAEKFLGVPYVGNTLDKDVNNEAVVCREDGLDCVTFMELSLARARAKITGTTVEQEVKTTRYANLEVSYITRNHYTTSWLVNNANAGRINLLFQNNKGAKPAPNQLDFMSTHADKYPQLKAHPEWIPAIQATERELAKTNLKMVPKDRLTSVAKDLRPGDILCFATTVAGLDYSHVALIAGVKSGRVEFWHASSTQKKVVRDPDLAAYAAKQSKCPGFVFARPIAPR; this is encoded by the coding sequence GTGATCGCCGCGCTGGTAGTCGCGAAAGCATTCGGCACGTTGGTTCTCGCCGAGGCGGAGAAGTTTCTCGGCGTTCCCTACGTCGGCAACACGTTAGATAAGGACGTCAACAACGAGGCAGTTGTGTGCCGCGAGGACGGCTTGGATTGCGTAACCTTCATGGAGTTATCGCTCGCGAGAGCCCGGGCAAAAATTACGGGAACAACGGTTGAACAAGAAGTCAAAACGACTCGCTACGCCAACTTGGAAGTTAGCTACATCACAAGAAATCACTACACGACTTCATGGTTAGTCAACAACGCAAATGCGGGTCGCATTAACCTGCTATTCCAAAACAACAAGGGGGCCAAACCCGCGCCAAACCAGCTTGATTTTATGTCCACTCATGCCGACAAGTACCCGCAACTGAAAGCGCATCCCGAGTGGATCCCGGCGATCCAAGCGACCGAGCGCGAGCTAGCCAAGACCAACCTGAAAATGGTGCCGAAGGACCGCCTCACCAGCGTGGCGAAAGACCTGCGCCCGGGCGACATTCTCTGCTTCGCCACGACCGTGGCCGGACTCGACTACTCGCACGTCGCGCTCATCGCGGGCGTCAAATCGGGAAGGGTCGAGTTTTGGCACGCCAGCTCCACCCAAAAGAAAGTCGTCCGCGACCCCGACCTGGCCGCCTACGCGGCGAAACAATCCAAGTGCCCAGGGTTTGTGTTCGCTCGCCCCATCGCGCCGCGTTAG
- a CDS encoding extracellular solute-binding protein, whose amino-acid sequence MKTRLVSVVLLLGLIAAAFGQQRKDLVVWGESLGPDSKGFEASVREFERRNPDLRVRILSMGAGEMNPQKLMTAIVGGAPPDVIRQDRFTISDWAARGAFQSLDELIARDKDVDPSTPVPERYYPAAWEEASYEGKLYGIPMGSDDRILYWNRGVFRENGDALRRAGLDPERAPRTWSEVLAYSKVLTKKGKDGRLDKVGFLPNYGNSWLYIYSFMMNGSFLSPDGRTCTLASPENVAALDFMVKGYEQLGGYDEAEKFKATTAGGENDPFITGRVAMKIDGDWIIKDLARFGPRLDFSVAPPPVPDDRYYKRGAFANEKDQFITWIGGFSLAIPKGARNLDGAWRYLKFMTSAEAYAIDYRAQQAWERQRGRLLVPRVNANREIEELNQKEFLPADPRFAGAYKMHSELMAVSRIRPATPVGQILWDEHIRAFERAARGEMSPKQSLTISQAVVQKELDAVYSREKYAPINMAVPAGLGLGGAVLGVILFVMWFRRQPLGPLGKIEAKAGFLFLAPFLVGFLVFTIGPMIASLFFSFTDYNVLNDARWVGTKNFAELRGDEQQLLAKAFMNTLYIGGIGVPLGLVTGLAIALLLNSAVRGMKFYRTAFYLPSIVPAVASVVLWMFILDSDPGKGLLNNMWSQTIQQWFGFALPGWLAVEQWAKPSVILMGLWGAGGGMILWLAGLKSISGSLYEAASIDGATPSQQFWKVTVPQLSPIIFFNTIMGVIGAFQEFDRMYIITGGANAGPSDSLLTPVYLLFQNGFRYFKMGYASALAWLIFLIICALTFIQWKLAPRWVHYEVDK is encoded by the coding sequence ATGAAGACCCGGCTTGTGTCCGTGGTCCTGCTTCTCGGCCTCATCGCCGCGGCGTTCGGGCAGCAGAGGAAGGATTTAGTCGTGTGGGGTGAAAGCCTCGGTCCCGATTCCAAGGGATTCGAAGCATCCGTGCGCGAGTTTGAGCGAAGGAACCCCGATCTCCGGGTGCGTATCCTCAGCATGGGCGCGGGTGAAATGAACCCGCAAAAGCTGATGACGGCCATCGTCGGTGGCGCTCCGCCCGACGTCATTCGGCAAGACCGCTTTACGATTTCCGACTGGGCCGCGCGCGGCGCATTCCAATCTCTGGACGAGCTCATCGCCCGCGACAAAGACGTGGACCCGAGCACGCCCGTGCCCGAGCGGTACTATCCCGCCGCCTGGGAAGAAGCCAGCTACGAAGGCAAGCTCTACGGCATTCCGATGGGGTCCGACGACCGGATTCTCTACTGGAACCGTGGCGTGTTCCGCGAAAACGGTGACGCCCTCCGCCGCGCCGGACTCGACCCCGAGCGCGCGCCGCGCACCTGGAGTGAGGTGCTGGCTTACAGCAAAGTCCTGACCAAAAAGGGCAAAGATGGCCGCCTCGACAAGGTCGGATTCTTGCCCAACTACGGCAACTCGTGGCTTTACATCTACTCGTTCATGATGAACGGCAGCTTCCTCTCGCCAGATGGCCGCACCTGCACGCTTGCCTCACCCGAAAATGTGGCCGCCCTCGACTTTATGGTCAAGGGTTACGAGCAGCTGGGTGGCTACGACGAGGCGGAAAAGTTTAAGGCGACCACGGCGGGTGGCGAAAACGACCCGTTCATCACCGGCCGTGTGGCCATGAAGATCGACGGCGACTGGATCATCAAAGACCTCGCGCGCTTCGGGCCCCGACTCGATTTTTCGGTGGCACCGCCGCCCGTGCCCGACGACCGCTACTACAAGCGCGGCGCCTTCGCCAACGAGAAAGATCAGTTCATCACTTGGATCGGCGGCTTCTCGCTGGCGATTCCGAAGGGCGCCCGCAACCTCGATGGCGCGTGGCGTTACCTCAAGTTCATGACCAGCGCCGAGGCGTACGCGATTGACTACCGTGCGCAACAAGCCTGGGAGCGGCAGCGAGGCCGCCTGTTGGTGCCCCGCGTCAACGCGAACCGCGAAATCGAGGAGCTGAATCAGAAGGAGTTTCTGCCCGCCGATCCGCGATTTGCCGGGGCGTACAAGATGCACTCCGAGCTGATGGCCGTCTCGCGAATTCGCCCCGCGACGCCGGTCGGCCAGATTCTGTGGGACGAGCACATTCGTGCCTTCGAGCGAGCCGCGCGCGGTGAAATGAGCCCCAAGCAATCGCTGACGATTTCGCAAGCCGTCGTCCAAAAGGAACTCGACGCGGTGTATAGCCGCGAAAAGTACGCGCCGATTAACATGGCGGTGCCGGCCGGTCTCGGACTCGGCGGCGCGGTGCTCGGCGTGATCCTTTTTGTTATGTGGTTCCGGCGTCAGCCGCTGGGTCCGCTCGGCAAAATCGAGGCGAAGGCCGGATTCCTGTTCCTCGCGCCGTTCCTCGTCGGGTTCCTGGTGTTCACCATCGGCCCGATGATCGCCTCGTTGTTCTTTAGCTTTACCGACTACAACGTGCTGAACGACGCGCGCTGGGTGGGCACCAAGAACTTCGCCGAGTTGCGCGGAGACGAGCAGCAACTGCTCGCCAAGGCGTTCATGAACACGTTGTACATCGGCGGCATCGGCGTGCCGCTCGGATTGGTCACGGGTCTCGCCATCGCGTTGCTCCTGAACTCCGCGGTGCGCGGGATGAAGTTCTACCGCACGGCGTTCTACTTGCCCAGCATCGTGCCCGCCGTGGCCTCGGTGGTGCTGTGGATGTTCATTCTGGATTCGGACCCGGGCAAGGGGCTGCTCAACAATATGTGGTCGCAAACGATCCAGCAGTGGTTTGGGTTTGCGCTGCCGGGCTGGCTCGCCGTGGAGCAATGGGCCAAGCCGTCAGTCATCCTCATGGGGCTGTGGGGAGCCGGAGGCGGCATGATTTTGTGGCTAGCCGGACTCAAAAGCATCTCCGGATCGCTCTACGAAGCCGCGAGTATTGACGGGGCGACGCCGAGCCAGCAGTTCTGGAAAGTCACCGTCCCGCAGCTCTCGCCGATTATCTTCTTCAACACGATCATGGGCGTCATCGGCGCGTTCCAAGAGTTCGACCGGATGTATATCATCACCGGCGGCGCGAACGCCGGCCCTTCCGACTCGCTGCTCACGCCGGTTTATCTGCTCTTCCAAAACGGATTCCGCTACTTCAAGATGGGGTACGCCAGCGCGCTGGCTTGGCTCATCTTCCTGATCATCTGCGCGCTCACGTTTATCCAGTGGAAGCTCGCGCCTCGCTGGGTTCACTACGAGGTGGATAAGTGA
- a CDS encoding 6-carboxytetrahydropterin synthase — protein sequence MLHKHREACRFPHGHTRRIEVVVASETLDANDMVVDFKALKLALGEAINRFDHRMAIHRDDPLREAMAAVHPDSLIVFDRDPTTEVIAEELFRQAAEVLAQGFSGASANGHVYEIPAGRLRLERLRVWETPNSWAEFSVS from the coding sequence ATGCTTCACAAACACCGTGAAGCATGTCGTTTTCCGCATGGCCACACCCGCCGCATCGAGGTGGTGGTGGCCAGCGAAACCCTCGACGCCAACGACATGGTGGTGGACTTTAAGGCGCTGAAACTGGCGCTCGGCGAGGCGATCAACCGCTTTGATCATCGCATGGCGATTCATCGCGACGACCCTTTGCGCGAGGCGATGGCGGCGGTTCACCCCGATTCGCTCATCGTGTTCGATCGCGACCCGACCACTGAGGTCATCGCCGAAGAACTCTTTCGACAAGCAGCCGAGGTTCTGGCGCAAGGCTTCTCGGGTGCTTCGGCCAACGGCCATGTCTACGAAATCCCCGCCGGGCGGCTTCGCTTGGAGCGGCTTCGCGTGTGGGAGACCCCGAACTCGTGGGCCGAGTTTAGCGTCAGCTAA
- a CDS encoding prepilin-type N-terminal cleavage/methylation domain-containing protein produces MRRAFTLIELLVVIAIIAVLAAIIFPVLAGAKSVAKATQCLSNLKQLGFGWQMYLNDADDRLPDRRDLKALDYRPWTSWPPSDPRLGWSVSVLKPYAGGDDIWICNTVAGWPKTWPQIRQGKAGYWAWRFDRADATIALDSWWGKTPDEALHDAREANNPTIGMPEGVADLELMVDPYFPKTIPTVQPDQRGKAPHTTRRNRLYLDAHAKSMPDARTDR; encoded by the coding sequence ATGCGCCGCGCGTTCACCCTCATCGAACTGTTGGTGGTGATCGCGATCATCGCCGTCCTCGCGGCGATCATCTTTCCGGTGCTCGCCGGGGCTAAGAGTGTTGCCAAGGCGACGCAATGTCTGTCCAACCTCAAGCAGCTTGGGTTTGGCTGGCAGATGTACCTGAACGACGCGGACGATCGGCTGCCCGACCGCCGCGACCTCAAAGCGCTGGATTACCGGCCGTGGACGAGTTGGCCGCCGAGCGACCCACGCTTGGGTTGGAGCGTCTCCGTGCTCAAGCCCTACGCGGGCGGCGACGACATTTGGATCTGCAACACGGTCGCGGGGTGGCCAAAAACATGGCCGCAAATTCGGCAAGGCAAAGCGGGCTACTGGGCGTGGCGGTTCGACCGCGCCGACGCGACCATCGCGCTGGACAGTTGGTGGGGCAAAACACCCGATGAAGCGCTGCACGATGCGCGCGAGGCCAACAATCCGACCATCGGCATGCCCGAGGGCGTGGCGGACTTAGAACTCATGGTGGACCCGTACTTCCCGAAAACGATTCCCACCGTGCAGCCGGATCAGCGCGGCAAGGCACCTCACACCACGCGCCGCAACCGGCTGTATTTGGATGCGCACGCAAAATCAATGCCCGACGCGCGGACCGATCGCTAG
- a CDS encoding pentapeptide repeat-containing protein has protein sequence MADDTKKPFWRRIAQTLLVIVCILFAWLVFDYFMALGGVDIWPSGKEVNSLTGNAQGHAISAAVGWIAGSVGLVTFFLNRSQKDQHHVQQLKQAREFENEKERRERELAELSRLETLFAELAEDFSSASTLERINAAIGLAELAQTPDPRRMGPDGEPPEAPYGDHKSAKCKDNYPYFLRAANRLAAALHQWEEQSALDEVRKALRQMATFANDEGTLEPLLHHLANTLADANRTALRVFVSVLAEGLAFSNPLLLRKLSAFCAFLPTTTGNARCLNQLRKTMQAKQAFGHLLAARQALKLPGQNQVDTRYLNRFASAAKLLCEARDALAECLQLLSEPPYLRSLAVRDHPVDTSTRHRMIEIQHDRRGLYLEETFLAGAVLTEANLQSSILSGADLQEAELSLANLQAAWLRDTNLNQAQLTGASMQDSAMSGARLCGATLSWSSLQGAELTRSQLQGTNLHGAQCGQTAGDPRASFDPGGWQLADFSDPYGGDSTSSEDITLRKWLKKNFPPRQQS, from the coding sequence ATGGCCGACGACACAAAGAAGCCCTTTTGGCGGCGTATTGCCCAGACACTGCTGGTGATAGTCTGTATTCTCTTCGCGTGGTTGGTGTTTGATTACTTTATGGCTCTCGGGGGCGTGGATATCTGGCCGAGCGGTAAGGAAGTCAATTCCTTGACGGGCAACGCCCAGGGCCATGCTATCTCGGCGGCGGTTGGTTGGATCGCCGGCTCTGTGGGCCTGGTCACCTTCTTTTTGAATCGGAGCCAGAAAGACCAACACCATGTTCAACAGCTCAAACAAGCCCGCGAGTTTGAGAATGAAAAGGAAAGGCGAGAACGCGAGCTTGCGGAGCTAAGCCGCTTGGAGACACTCTTTGCCGAGCTTGCCGAAGACTTCTCTTCCGCCTCGACTCTCGAACGGATTAATGCCGCCATTGGCTTAGCAGAACTTGCGCAAACACCAGACCCCCGCAGAATGGGTCCAGATGGCGAACCCCCTGAAGCGCCTTACGGTGACCACAAATCGGCAAAATGTAAGGACAATTACCCATACTTTTTGCGTGCCGCTAACCGACTCGCTGCCGCCCTCCATCAATGGGAGGAGCAGTCTGCGCTGGACGAGGTGCGAAAGGCACTGCGGCAGATGGCAACCTTTGCAAATGATGAAGGTACTCTAGAGCCGCTTCTACACCACTTAGCAAACACGCTGGCCGATGCAAATCGGACAGCACTTAGAGTGTTTGTAAGTGTTCTTGCTGAAGGGTTAGCGTTTTCCAATCCTCTTTTGCTTCGCAAACTCAGTGCGTTCTGCGCCTTCCTACCTACCACAACCGGCAACGCACGCTGCCTGAACCAGCTACGGAAAACCATGCAAGCAAAGCAAGCATTTGGTCATTTATTGGCAGCGCGCCAGGCACTCAAACTACCAGGTCAGAACCAAGTCGATACAAGATACTTAAATCGATTTGCTTCGGCGGCAAAGTTACTTTGTGAAGCTCGCGACGCATTGGCGGAATGCTTACAGCTTCTCTCAGAACCACCTTACTTGAGATCACTTGCGGTCCGTGACCACCCGGTTGACACATCTACTCGTCACAGAATGATTGAAATCCAACACGACCGACGCGGGCTCTATCTTGAGGAAACCTTTCTGGCCGGAGCAGTTCTCACAGAAGCAAATTTGCAATCATCCATCCTAAGTGGCGCCGATCTCCAAGAAGCTGAGCTTTCATTGGCAAACTTACAAGCAGCTTGGCTCCGCGATACAAACCTGAATCAAGCGCAACTAACAGGGGCATCGATGCAAGACAGCGCAATGTCAGGTGCCCGCCTTTGCGGAGCGACTCTTTCGTGGTCATCACTTCAAGGTGCTGAGCTCACGCGTTCACAGCTTCAAGGAACGAATTTACATGGAGCTCAATGTGGTCAAACGGCAGGTGATCCACGAGCGTCGTTTGACCCGGGCGGTTGGCAACTCGCAGATTTCTCCGACCCCTACGGTGGTGACAGTACTTCAAGTGAAGATATCACACTTCGAAAATGGCTAAAGAAAAATTTTCCGCCTCGCCAGCAGTCGTAG
- a CDS encoding ABC transporter permease subunit, with protein MIVPIGLVAVLGVLATLLGWFFALQLVLTLVRVAAGVQNSQGDSLLPKLGRSALGAALCLGFAQVIDTGAAPKPGLQIPLVWVSMPFTAWFALVGLIVGLVRLAQAAVTHLNQAEKAKLAFGWFAFAGVSYALFRGNPQMSKPFWQASDHKVEMFRGTMDVSLTKALIAVALLVLAYFVMARMERSFRARKVTRTFFTHLTLIAGTIVFGIPFAWLLSTSFKEDKDIVSQQGLSFIPKVAVKVPYLDPKAPEFETRFEGQTVRAQIIERKPDGSVRMDVVKPFSLRGKTFDLANASQMKEVPKMVPLVEGKFEGQDVLGIVTEEKDDGTRTVEIREPASLKGRTFSDLLANLPEVRKVGLKTENYVEALESLPVETNMGLVFLRNTLFLVAANIVGTLFSCTLVAYGFARLRFPGRNFLFSTLMTTMMLPGAVTMLPVFLIWRTFGAVDTLYPLWVGSFFAGAFNVFLIQQFFKSIPMELEDAAKIDGCSYWQALWKVMAPQIKPALAAVAIFTAMGTWNNFQGPLIYINSPELMPISYAVQLFQGAHKADYALMMAFSTMAVIPVLLLFFFGQKYFVEGVTLSGFGGR; from the coding sequence GTGATCGTCCCGATCGGTTTGGTCGCCGTTCTCGGCGTGCTCGCCACACTGCTGGGCTGGTTCTTTGCCTTGCAATTGGTGCTCACCCTGGTCCGCGTGGCGGCGGGAGTTCAGAACTCGCAGGGCGACAGCTTGTTGCCCAAGCTGGGTCGCTCGGCGCTCGGCGCCGCGCTTTGCCTGGGGTTCGCCCAGGTGATTGACACCGGCGCGGCACCAAAACCGGGTCTACAGATTCCTCTGGTTTGGGTGAGCATGCCGTTCACGGCGTGGTTCGCCCTGGTCGGTCTCATCGTCGGGCTTGTGCGCCTCGCGCAAGCGGCGGTCACCCATCTCAATCAAGCCGAAAAAGCGAAGTTGGCGTTCGGCTGGTTCGCCTTTGCCGGAGTGAGCTACGCGCTCTTCCGCGGCAATCCGCAGATGAGCAAGCCGTTTTGGCAGGCGAGCGATCACAAGGTCGAGATGTTCCGCGGCACCATGGACGTGAGCCTTACCAAGGCGCTGATCGCCGTCGCGCTCTTGGTGCTCGCGTACTTTGTGATGGCGCGCATGGAGCGGTCGTTCCGCGCGCGCAAGGTCACCCGAACCTTCTTCACCCACCTGACGCTCATTGCCGGCACCATCGTGTTCGGCATCCCGTTCGCTTGGCTCTTGTCCACGTCGTTCAAGGAAGACAAGGATATCGTGAGTCAACAGGGTCTGAGCTTCATCCCCAAGGTCGCGGTGAAGGTGCCCTATCTCGACCCCAAGGCACCCGAGTTCGAGACCCGCTTCGAAGGCCAAACCGTGCGCGCCCAGATTATCGAGCGCAAGCCCGATGGCTCGGTCCGCATGGACGTCGTCAAGCCGTTTAGCCTCCGCGGCAAAACGTTTGACCTGGCGAATGCCAGCCAAATGAAGGAGGTGCCGAAGATGGTGCCGCTGGTCGAAGGCAAGTTTGAGGGCCAAGACGTGCTCGGCATCGTGACCGAAGAAAAGGACGACGGCACCCGCACGGTCGAAATCCGCGAACCCGCGAGCCTCAAGGGACGCACGTTCAGCGATCTTTTGGCCAATCTGCCCGAAGTTCGCAAGGTCGGCCTCAAGACCGAAAACTACGTCGAGGCGCTGGAATCGCTGCCGGTGGAGACAAACATGGGCTTGGTGTTCCTGCGCAACACGCTTTTCCTGGTCGCGGCGAACATCGTCGGCACGCTGTTTAGCTGCACGCTCGTGGCCTATGGCTTCGCGCGGCTACGATTCCCGGGCCGCAACTTCCTATTTAGCACCCTCATGACGACGATGATGCTGCCGGGCGCGGTGACCATGCTGCCGGTGTTCCTCATCTGGCGCACGTTCGGCGCGGTGGATACGCTGTACCCGCTATGGGTCGGATCGTTCTTCGCCGGTGCGTTTAACGTGTTTCTCATCCAGCAGTTCTTCAAAAGCATTCCGATGGAACTGGAGGACGCGGCCAAGATCGACGGCTGCAGCTACTGGCAAGCGTTGTGGAAGGTGATGGCGCCGCAGATCAAACCCGCGCTCGCCGCCGTCGCGATTTTCACCGCCATGGGCACGTGGAACAACTTCCAAGGCCCGCTCATCTACATCAACTCGCCGGAGCTCATGCCGATTTCGTACGCCGTGCAACTGTTCCAGGGCGCGCACAAAGCCGACTATGCGCTGATGATGGCGTTCAGCACCATGGCCGTGATACCGGTCTTGTTGCTGTTCTTCTTCGGTCAGAAGTATTTTGTCGAAGGCGTAACGTTGAGCGGATTTGGCGGCCGATAG
- a CDS encoding dihydrodipicolinate synthase family protein yields MIWPAAVTPFDDRGRIDFVSLARLLAFFEAAGCDGVVLAGTNGEGPSLAAVEKRDLLRESVRLRGKLKVILGLGTNSLVEAVWLTKRAEEFGATAALALPPSFFPPTAGTGLRDWYLQLMDQSPVPILVYHHPAMVRHELSPEHLAEVAQHPLFAGIKASSGFDVGLATWPGVFPDKLLLMGDESRLVDALAAGWSGSISGCANLIPHWLVATERDFVEDPEAGRRKLELLRPVMAAMRQAGMPSVLKGVLAGWRILDNPAVRVPLEARDHESVRQLLEDQLGMSAANLGLPRPLAAT; encoded by the coding sequence ATGATTTGGCCGGCGGCCGTCACCCCGTTCGATGATCGCGGGCGGATTGATTTTGTTTCGCTGGCTCGGCTGCTCGCCTTTTTCGAGGCCGCCGGCTGCGATGGCGTGGTGTTGGCCGGGACCAACGGCGAGGGCCCTTCGCTGGCCGCGGTCGAAAAGCGCGACTTGCTTCGCGAGTCGGTGCGGCTGCGCGGCAAGCTCAAGGTCATTCTCGGGCTCGGCACCAACAGTCTCGTGGAAGCGGTTTGGCTGACCAAGCGCGCCGAAGAATTCGGCGCGACCGCGGCGCTGGCGTTGCCGCCGAGCTTCTTTCCGCCAACCGCGGGGACGGGTCTTCGCGATTGGTACTTGCAGTTGATGGATCAATCGCCGGTGCCGATTTTGGTCTATCACCACCCGGCGATGGTGCGGCACGAGCTCTCGCCGGAGCACCTGGCCGAAGTCGCCCAGCATCCGCTGTTCGCGGGAATCAAGGCGAGCAGCGGCTTTGATGTCGGGTTGGCAACTTGGCCGGGGGTGTTCCCGGACAAGCTCCTACTGATGGGCGACGAGAGTCGCTTGGTGGATGCGCTGGCGGCGGGTTGGTCGGGCTCGATTTCGGGTTGCGCGAACCTGATTCCGCATTGGCTGGTGGCGACGGAACGCGATTTTGTTGAAGACCCTGAGGCGGGCCGTCGCAAGCTGGAGTTGTTGCGACCGGTGATGGCCGCGATGCGCCAAGCCGGAATGCCGTCGGTGCTGAAGGGTGTCCTCGCCGGGTGGCGGATTCTCGACAACCCCGCCGTTCGCGTGCCGTTGGAGGCGCGCGACCACGAAAGCGTGCGGCAACTCCTCGAAGATCAGCTCGGCATGAGCGCGGCCAACTTAGGGCTGCCTCGCCCGCTGGCCGCAACATAA
- a CDS encoding peptidylprolyl isomerase, which translates to MSDISPSPEPNDGDVIAILNTTHGRIALRFFPEVAPKHAEAFQKLVTEGFYNGVRFHRVIPGFMIQGGDPNSKDGATRHLHGTGGPGYTLNQEFNSIPHTPGILSAARTNDPNSAGSQFFIMHKTSPHLDGQYTVYGQVVEGLDIVDKIANLPKDNRDNPLEEHAAIITSAELTTWPL; encoded by the coding sequence GTGAGCGACATTTCCCCCTCCCCTGAGCCGAATGACGGCGACGTCATCGCCATCTTGAACACCACCCACGGGCGCATCGCCCTGCGGTTTTTCCCCGAGGTCGCGCCGAAGCACGCCGAGGCGTTTCAAAAGCTCGTGACCGAAGGCTTTTACAATGGCGTTCGGTTCCACCGCGTCATCCCCGGCTTTATGATCCAAGGCGGCGACCCCAACTCGAAGGACGGCGCGACCCGCCATCTGCACGGCACCGGCGGCCCGGGCTACACGCTCAACCAAGAATTCAACAGCATCCCGCACACGCCGGGAATCCTGAGCGCGGCCCGCACCAACGACCCCAATTCGGCGGGCAGTCAGTTTTTCATCATGCACAAGACCTCGCCGCACCTCGATGGCCAATACACGGTCTACGGGCAAGTGGTGGAAGGGCTGGACATCGTGGACAAGATCGCCAACCTGCCCAAGGATAACCGCGACAATCCGCTGGAAGAGCACGCCGCCATCATCACGTCGGCCGAGCTGACCACCTGGCCGCTGTAA